In one Chelmon rostratus isolate fCheRos1 chromosome 7, fCheRos1.pri, whole genome shotgun sequence genomic region, the following are encoded:
- the esrrd gene encoding estrogen-related receptor gamma, with the protein MELKDFYLTDDYHFVSPQRLLESSSSSSSPSPLSPSFPLDTTSTLSPSHPAFILPSPASSSSSYSLLCGAPEPDSPTGSSSSGGSVEGGAVVSEASVRFSMSQSGSFSAQVDSILRGDYLTPMGAVGPKRLCLVCGDFASGYHYGVASCEACKAFFKRTIQGNIEYSCPVMNECEITKRRRKACQACRFRKCLQAGMMREGVRMDRVRGGRQKYKRRAETGLSFYSKAPHLHPVGSRNKVISHLLLTEPAPLAANQDDSTNDGSLRNLLTLCDLLNRELLVLIGWAKQIPGFSGLSLVDQMSLLQSGWMEALLVGVAWRSQGAAGEELVFAGNLRLDESQCRAAGLADLYEALRHLTAKYQAMNLSPEEAVTLKAMALANSDADPVDCPDSVQRFQDGLHEALQEYESSRGERRRAGRLLMSLPLLRQTADRAAQAFLRLHRRRCVPLHKLLLEMLDAKA; encoded by the exons ATGGAGCTGAAGGACTTCTATCTGACAGATGACTATCACTTCGTCAGTCCACAGCG cctcttggaatcctcctcctcttcctcgtcccCCTCCCCCCTTAGTCCCTCCTTCCCCCTGGACACCACATCCACTCTCAGTCCCTCACACCCAGCCTTCATCCTCCCCAGcccggcctcctcctcctcctcctacagcCTCCTCTGTGGAGCGCCGGAGCCCGACTCCCCGACAGGATCTAGTTCCAGCGGAGGAAGCGTGGAGGGCGGGGCCGTGGTGTCAGAGGCCTCGGTGCGTTTTTCGATGTCACAGTCGGGTTCATTCTCAGCGCAG gtggACTCCATCCTGAGGGGCGACTACCTGACGCCGATGGGGGCCGTGGGGCCGAAGaggctgtgtttggtgtgtggAGACTTCGCCTCCGGGTATCACTACGGGGTGGCGTCCTGCGAGGCCTGCAAGGCCTTCTTCAAGAGGACCATACAAG GCAACATCGAGTACAGCTGTCCAGTGATGAACGAGTGTGAGATCACCAAACGGAGGAGGAAAGCCTGTCAGGCCTGTCGCTTCCGGAAGTGTCTCCAGGCCGGGATGATGAGGGAGG gtgttCGTATGGACCGAGTGCGAGGAGGACGGCAGAAGTACAAGCGGCGGGCGGAGACCGGGCTGAGCTTCTACTCTAAAGCTCCACACCTCCACCCTGTCGGCAGCA GAAACAAGGTGATTTCTCATTTGCTGCTGACTGAGCCCGCCCCGCTGGCCGCCAATCAGGACGACTCGACCAATGACGGCAGCCTGCGGAACCTGCTGACCCTCTGCGACCTCCTGAACCGAGAGCTGCTGGTTCTGATCGGCTGGGCCAAACAGATCCCAG GATTCTCCGGTCTCTCGTTGGTCGACCAGATGTCGTTGCTGCAGAGCGGTTGGATGGAGGCGCTGCTGGTGGGCGTGGCCTGGCGCTCGCAGGGCGCGGCGGGGGAGGAGCTCGTGTTCGCCGGAAACCTGCGGCTGGACGAGAGTCAGTGTCGAGCGGCGGGATTGGCCGACCTGTACGAGGCGCTGCGTCACCTGACGGCAAAATACCAGGCGATGAACCTGAGCCCCGAGGAAGCGGTGACGCTGAAGGCCATGGCCCTCGCCAactcag ATGCCGACCCGGTGGACTGTCCGGACTCGGTGCAGAGGTTCCAGGACGGGCTCCACGAGGCCCTGCAGGAGTACGAGTCGTCCCGCGGCGAGCGGCGCCGGGCGGGCCGGCTGCTGATGAGCCTCCCCCTGCTGCGACAGACGGCCGACCGAGCCGCGCAGGCCTTCCTGCGGCTGCACCGCCGCCGCTGCGTCCCcctccacaaactgctgctggagaTGCTGGACGCCAAGGCCTGA